One Cuculus canorus isolate bCucCan1 chromosome 2, bCucCan1.pri, whole genome shotgun sequence genomic region harbors:
- the TERF1 gene encoding telomeric repeat-binding factor 1 isoform X2 has protein sequence MAGAGETSLREAGAGCRPRSPLSAEVEAVAAEWMLEFACCCLCRHFGAAPAAEFRRWSAVAQALIKGCSKIPTHQKKMVHLCQLLIRIVKGRNLDCYFEDDQRISPLESALSFWTLLEREELKLEKLHEDIRRLIQIQIVAVYMENGYFKEAAEVLERLFTDSESDKSLRMKLATIIKSKDPYVPLLQSFSYDLLTSKIKSYIELFRKQNETNFLIQAATKQVESKGLGATALQNKTMNVSENDENSLETKQRSVKEQQCITNQSTGDINPTVRHHSGQKQRVSRVLQSLNSLQNRQQHGDTLACGRRRQKWTYKEDLELKSGVREFGVGNWAKILVHGDFNNRTSVMLKDRWRTLCRIEQD, from the exons ATGGCGGGAGCGGGCGAGACGTCCCTGCGTGAGGCGGGCGCTGGTTGCCGGCCCCGTTCGCCCCTGTCGGCTGAGGTGGAGGCCGTGGCCGCCGAGTGGATGTTGGAGTTcgcctgctgctgcctgtgccgGCACTTCGGTGCGGCGCCCGCGGCCGAGTTCCGGCGGTGGAGTGCTGTGGCGCAGG CTCTTATTAAAGGCTGCTCCAAAATACCtacacatcagaaaaaaatggttcaCCTCTGTCAGCTTTTGATAAGAATTGTGAAAGGAAGAAACCTCG ACTGCTACTTTGAAGACGATCAAAGAATTTCACCTTTGGAATCTGCTCTGTCTTTCTGGACTTTACTTGAAAGGGAAGAACTTAAACTGGAAAAGCTTCATGAAGATATTCGTCGCTTGATTCAAATTCAG ATTGTAGCAGTCTATATGGAAAATGGGTATTTTAAGGAGGCTGCTGAAGTTCTTGAAAGGCTGTTTACAGACTCGGAATCAGATAAG TCTTTAAGGATGAAGCTGGCAACCATAATTAAAAGCAAGGATCCATATGTTCCCCTTCTCCAAAGCTTCAGTTATGATCTTTTGACAAGTAAAATCAAGTCTTACATTGAacttttcaggaaacaaaatgaaactaaCTTCTTAATACAG GCAGCCACCAAACAGGTGGAGTCTAAAGGACTGGGAGCAACAgcattgcaaaacaaaaccatgaatGTCagtgaaaatgatgaaaatagtttggaaacaaaacaaag atcagtGAAAGAGCAACAGTGTATTACAAATCAGTCAACTGGAGACATAAACCCCACAGTAag GCATCATTCAGGACAGAAACAGAGAGTGAGCAGGGTTCTTCAGA GTCTGAACAGCTTGCAAAATAGGCAACAACATGGAGATACTTTGGCTTGTGGCCGAAGAAGACAG AAATGGACTTACAAAGAAGACTTGGAACTGAAATCAGGAGTAAGGGAGTTTGGAGTGGGTAACTGGGCTAAAATTTTGGTCCATGGTGACTTCAACAACCGAACTAGTGTCATGTTAAAAGACCGGTGGAGAACATTGTGCAGGATTGAACAAGATTAG
- the TERF1 gene encoding telomeric repeat-binding factor 1 isoform X1 — translation MAGAGETSLREAGAGCRPRSPLSAEVEAVAAEWMLEFACCCLCRHFGAAPAAEFRRWSAVAQALIKGCSKIPTHQKKMVHLCQLLIRIVKGRNLGKYSDSFFFTCLNSCMNLHRDCYFEDDQRISPLESALSFWTLLEREELKLEKLHEDIRRLIQIQIVAVYMENGYFKEAAEVLERLFTDSESDKSLRMKLATIIKSKDPYVPLLQSFSYDLLTSKIKSYIELFRKQNETNFLIQAATKQVESKGLGATALQNKTMNVSENDENSLETKQRSVKEQQCITNQSTGDINPTVRHHSGQKQRVSRVLQSLNSLQNRQQHGDTLACGRRRQKWTYKEDLELKSGVREFGVGNWAKILVHGDFNNRTSVMLKDRWRTLCRIEQD, via the exons ATGGCGGGAGCGGGCGAGACGTCCCTGCGTGAGGCGGGCGCTGGTTGCCGGCCCCGTTCGCCCCTGTCGGCTGAGGTGGAGGCCGTGGCCGCCGAGTGGATGTTGGAGTTcgcctgctgctgcctgtgccgGCACTTCGGTGCGGCGCCCGCGGCCGAGTTCCGGCGGTGGAGTGCTGTGGCGCAGG CTCTTATTAAAGGCTGCTCCAAAATACCtacacatcagaaaaaaatggttcaCCTCTGTCAGCTTTTGATAAGAATTGTGAAAGGAAGAAACCTCGGTAAATACtctgattctttctttttcacttgtttaaATAGTTGCATGAACTTACACAGAG ACTGCTACTTTGAAGACGATCAAAGAATTTCACCTTTGGAATCTGCTCTGTCTTTCTGGACTTTACTTGAAAGGGAAGAACTTAAACTGGAAAAGCTTCATGAAGATATTCGTCGCTTGATTCAAATTCAG ATTGTAGCAGTCTATATGGAAAATGGGTATTTTAAGGAGGCTGCTGAAGTTCTTGAAAGGCTGTTTACAGACTCGGAATCAGATAAG TCTTTAAGGATGAAGCTGGCAACCATAATTAAAAGCAAGGATCCATATGTTCCCCTTCTCCAAAGCTTCAGTTATGATCTTTTGACAAGTAAAATCAAGTCTTACATTGAacttttcaggaaacaaaatgaaactaaCTTCTTAATACAG GCAGCCACCAAACAGGTGGAGTCTAAAGGACTGGGAGCAACAgcattgcaaaacaaaaccatgaatGTCagtgaaaatgatgaaaatagtttggaaacaaaacaaag atcagtGAAAGAGCAACAGTGTATTACAAATCAGTCAACTGGAGACATAAACCCCACAGTAag GCATCATTCAGGACAGAAACAGAGAGTGAGCAGGGTTCTTCAGA GTCTGAACAGCTTGCAAAATAGGCAACAACATGGAGATACTTTGGCTTGTGGCCGAAGAAGACAG AAATGGACTTACAAAGAAGACTTGGAACTGAAATCAGGAGTAAGGGAGTTTGGAGTGGGTAACTGGGCTAAAATTTTGGTCCATGGTGACTTCAACAACCGAACTAGTGTCATGTTAAAAGACCGGTGGAGAACATTGTGCAGGATTGAACAAGATTAG